The Paraburkholderia caffeinilytica genome segment GCATGGTTCACAGCCGGAAACGCACTGGTGTACATGCCGGGCTTCAGCAACGACTTCGAGACGCCCGACTTCGCCGTGACGATCACATAATCAGCCAGCGTGACGTGTCCGGCGATCCCAACCGCGCCGCCGATCATGCAATGGCGGCCGATCGTGGTGCTGCCCGCAATGCCCGCGCAGCCGGCGATCACCGTGTAAGCGCCGACCTTGCAGTTGTGGCCGATCTGCACGAGGTTGTCGATTTTCACGCACTCTTCGATGATCGTGTCGGCCATCGCGCCGCGGTCGATGGTGGTGTTCGCGCCGATTTCGACGTCCGCGGCGATCGACACCCCGCCGACCTGCGGAATTTTCACCCAGCTGCCAGTACGCGCATCGCCTTCACCGACGAAATCGGGCGCGAAGCCAAAACCGTCCGAGCCGATCACCGCGCCCGCGTGCACGATCACGCGCTCGCCGAGCTTGCAGCCGTGATAGACCGCCACGTTCGGATACAGATGCGAGCCGGCACCGATCCGCGTGCCGCGGCCGATCACCACATTGGCATCCAGACGCACGTTTTCACCGATCACCGCACCCGCTTCCACCGTGACGCGCGGACCGATCACCGCACTCGCGGCAATCTGGGCCGACGGGTCGATCGTCGCGCTCGGGTGCACGCCGGGCACGGCCTTGGGCGCTGCCATGTCGATGAAAGTTTGCGCGATGCGCGCGAAGTAAGCGTACGGATTCGGCGTGACGATGAAGTTACGGCTTTCACGCGAAGCGAGTTTGGCGAGGTCGTCGGCATTGATCAACACCGCGCCCGCACGGGTCGTCTCGACCTGCGACAGGTACTTCGGATTGGCGAGGAACGCCAGCTGGTCCGGGCCCGCCTGGTCGAGCGGCGCCAGACTGCCGACGCGCTGCGAACCATCTCCGACTACTTCACCGCCGAACCGCTGGACGATGTCCTCAAGCGTAAATGCCATGCCTATCCTGTCTCCTACAAATCGGTCCAACTTCTCAATTCGATGGGCCGCGCTGCGAGCCGGCTGCCGGCACGCCGGTCTACGACCCGGCGCGCGCGTTCAGTTGCCCGAGGCCGCCAACGCCTTGAGCACCTGATCGGTAATATCGATGCGCGGGCTCACGTACACCGCTTCCTGAACGATCAGGTCGTAGTGCTGTTGCTCGGCGATCTGCTTGATAACCTTGTTGGCCCGGTCGAGCACCGCCGCCAGCTCTTCGTT includes the following:
- the lpxD gene encoding UDP-3-O-(3-hydroxymyristoyl)glucosamine N-acyltransferase, translating into MAFTLEDIVQRFGGEVVGDGSQRVGSLAPLDQAGPDQLAFLANPKYLSQVETTRAGAVLINADDLAKLASRESRNFIVTPNPYAYFARIAQTFIDMAAPKAVPGVHPSATIDPSAQIAASAVIGPRVTVEAGAVIGENVRLDANVVIGRGTRIGAGSHLYPNVAVYHGCKLGERVIVHAGAVIGSDGFGFAPDFVGEGDARTGSWVKIPQVGGVSIAADVEIGANTTIDRGAMADTIIEECVKIDNLVQIGHNCKVGAYTVIAGCAGIAGSTTIGRHCMIGGAVGIAGHVTLADYVIVTAKSGVSKSLLKPGMYTSAFPAVNHADWNRSAALLRNIDKLRDRIKALENAASAGQPAGAANNSAGDKA